One part of the Parabacteroides distasonis ATCC 8503 genome encodes these proteins:
- a CDS encoding recombination protein NinG: MMYYIKRKTKKKDKPLSLFDKAGVTVKKKPDLKAKLDKEFSLFIRLRDCMPNGYFKCISCGQIKPFEQADNGHYINRQHMSTRFDEMNCNAQCRHCNRFMEGNIQNYRKGLIAKYGEQRVVLLEAKQGISRKFTDFEYEQLIKYYKALNKKLKKERGL, from the coding sequence ATTATGTATTACATAAAACGAAAGACTAAAAAGAAAGATAAGCCTTTGTCCCTGTTTGATAAAGCAGGGGTGACAGTTAAGAAGAAGCCGGATCTGAAAGCGAAACTCGACAAGGAGTTTTCCCTTTTCATCCGGCTTCGTGATTGTATGCCGAACGGATATTTTAAATGTATCTCATGTGGACAGATTAAACCGTTTGAGCAGGCAGATAACGGGCATTACATAAATCGACAGCATATGAGTACCCGTTTCGATGAAATGAACTGTAACGCTCAATGTCGGCACTGTAACCGCTTCATGGAGGGTAATATTCAGAATTACCGCAAAGGATTGATTGCCAAGTATGGTGAACAGAGAGTTGTCCTACTCGAAGCAAAGCAGGGTATTAGCCGGAAGTTTACCGATTTTGAGTACGAGCAATTAATCAAGTATTACAAGGCGCTTAATAAGAAGCTTAAAAAGGAGAGAGGATTATGA